Proteins encoded together in one Streptomyces roseifaciens window:
- a CDS encoding alpha/beta fold hydrolase, producing the protein MPVVDVAVSGGISKAHYLVTGKGPGLVLVHGTGATAQSNWGPLIEALGDRCTIVAPDLPGSGDTRDPGGPITLHDMVAHVVTAAQGAGLDHFHLVGHSLGAVVATATAGLHPGMVDSLTAHAGWVRADAQMVFQFGLWSQLIRTDPAGLARMILLTAMGKDTLRTWDRTAFAQAAAAFTDMLDGARDGFARQSEADMRIDITDLLPNVTAPTLIISSADDRIVYPHHQHELADGIPHARLLRVPGGHGLPAENPALLTAKVAEHLDLVDVAPRG; encoded by the coding sequence ATGCCCGTAGTCGACGTGGCCGTCTCCGGCGGCATCAGCAAGGCCCACTACCTCGTCACCGGAAAGGGCCCGGGCCTGGTCCTGGTCCACGGCACCGGTGCCACCGCGCAGAGCAACTGGGGGCCGCTCATCGAGGCCCTCGGCGACCGCTGCACCATCGTGGCCCCGGACCTGCCCGGCTCCGGCGACACCCGCGACCCCGGCGGGCCGATCACTCTCCACGACATGGTCGCCCACGTCGTGACGGCGGCCCAGGGCGCCGGCCTCGACCACTTCCACCTGGTCGGGCACTCCCTCGGCGCCGTCGTGGCCACGGCCACCGCAGGCCTGCACCCCGGAATGGTCGACTCCCTGACCGCTCACGCCGGATGGGTCCGGGCCGACGCCCAGATGGTGTTCCAGTTCGGACTGTGGAGTCAGCTCATACGCACCGACCCCGCCGGGCTCGCCCGGATGATCCTGCTCACCGCCATGGGCAAGGACACCCTCCGCACCTGGGACCGGACCGCGTTCGCCCAGGCGGCTGCCGCCTTCACCGACATGCTGGACGGCGCCCGGGACGGCTTCGCCCGCCAGTCCGAAGCCGACATGAGGATCGACATCACCGACCTGCTCCCGAACGTCACCGCGCCGACACTGATCATCTCCAGCGCGGACGACCGCATCGTGTACCCGCACCACCAGCACGAACTGGCTGACGGGATCCCCCACGCCCGGCTGCTGCGCGTGCCGGGCGGACACGGGCTCCCGGCCGAGAACCCGGCTCTTCTCACGGCCAAGGTCGCCGAACACCTCGACCTCGTGGACGTTGCCCCACGCGGTTGA
- the vph gene encoding viomycin phosphotransferase produces MKLSDTHRALLGRLLPDDEPGDLAVHRGQFHHVVIGSDRVVCLPRTEAAAGRLPERAAVLRALAVLDLGFRTPEPLSSEGGGHDADGMPFLVLSRVPGAPLEAGALDDPVVADAVAAQYASLLAGLARAGADEATVRAALPRAPEGRWRQFAADVRAELFPFMADSGRRRAERELAALDSLPHITDAVVHGDLGGENVLWEHADGLPRLSGVVDWDEVGLGDPAEDLAAVGASYGENFLGRVLLAARGSRSRPADGLSTRIAAIRGTFALQQALAGRLDGDDEELAEGLADYR; encoded by the coding sequence GTGAAGTTATCGGACACGCACCGTGCGCTGCTGGGCCGGCTGCTGCCGGACGACGAACCAGGCGATCTGGCCGTCCACCGGGGTCAGTTCCATCACGTGGTCATCGGCTCAGACCGCGTCGTATGCCTGCCCCGTACCGAGGCGGCGGCCGGCAGATTGCCGGAGCGGGCAGCCGTACTGCGCGCACTCGCCGTACTCGATCTTGGCTTTCGCACGCCTGAGCCGTTGTCCTCCGAGGGCGGAGGCCATGACGCGGACGGGATGCCGTTCCTGGTTCTGAGCCGCGTTCCCGGCGCACCCCTGGAGGCCGGCGCGCTCGACGATCCCGTCGTGGCCGATGCCGTGGCGGCGCAGTACGCCTCCCTGCTGGCCGGACTGGCCCGGGCCGGCGCGGACGAGGCAACGGTACGAGCGGCTCTGCCCCGGGCACCGGAAGGCCGGTGGCGGCAGTTCGCGGCGGACGTGCGCGCAGAGCTGTTCCCCTTCATGGCCGACAGCGGACGGCGGCGAGCCGAGCGGGAACTAGCGGCGCTCGACAGCCTTCCTCACATCACCGACGCAGTGGTGCACGGCGACCTCGGGGGCGAGAACGTGCTGTGGGAGCACGCCGACGGACTGCCGCGGCTCAGTGGCGTCGTCGACTGGGACGAGGTGGGGCTCGGTGACCCTGCCGAAGACCTCGCGGCAGTCGGTGCGAGCTATGGCGAGAACTTCTTGGGACGGGTGCTGCTGGCCGCCCGTGGCAGTCGGAGTCGGCCGGCTGACGGGCTCAGCACCCGTATCGCCGCGATCCGCGGCACGTTCGCTCTGCAGCAAGCTCTGGCCGGGCGCCTGGACGGCGACGATGAGGAACTGGCGGAGGGCTTGGCCGACTACCGCTGA